Proteins co-encoded in one Setaria viridis chromosome 9, Setaria_viridis_v4.0, whole genome shotgun sequence genomic window:
- the LOC117839706 gene encoding uncharacterized protein, producing MDSQQTVKTNGHGHHNDGDAAEWKQVSELRAVTEAQDPACKEEDDYTLRRFLRARDHHIGKASAMLLKYLKWKPTAKPNGSISEAEVAHELSQGKLCLQGQDRQGRPMIYGFGARHHPSNRDLDEFKRYVVYVLDATVARLPPGQEKFAAVADLKGWGYSNCDIRAYLAALDIMQNYYPERLGRVFLVHVPYVFMAAWKIVYPFIDDNTKKKFVFVSDKDLDRTLREAIDDAQLPEMYGGKLKLASPAPAAK from the exons ATGGACTCCCAGCAAACCGTGAAGACCAACGGGCACGGCCACCAcaacgacggcgacgccgcggaGTGGAAGCAGGTCTCCGAGCTGAGGGCCGTCACCGAGGCGCAGGACCCTGCCTGCAAG GAGGAGGACGACTACACGCTGCGGCGTTTCCTTCGCGCCCGGGACCACCACATCGGCAAGGCGTCGGCGATGCTGCTCAAGTACCTCAAGTGGAAGCCGACGGCGAAGCCCAACGGGTCCAtctcggaggcggaggtggcgcacGAGCTGTCCCAGGGGAAGCTGTGCCTGCAGGGGCAGGACCGGCAGGGGCGGCCCATGATCTACGGGTTCGGTGCCCGGCACCACCCGTCGAACCGCGACCTCGACGAGTTCAAGCGCTACGTCGTCTACGTCCTGGACGCCACCGTGGCGAGGCTGCCCCCCGGGCAGGAGAagttcgccgccgtcgccgacctcAAGGGCTGGGGCTACTCCAACTGCGACATCCGGGCCTACCTCGCGGCGCTGGACATCATGCAGAACTACTACCCGGAGCGGCTGGGGCGGGTGTTCCTCGTCCACGTGCCCTACGTGTTCATGGCGGCCTGGAAGATCGTATACCCCTTCATCGACGACAACACCAAGAAGAAGTTCGTCTTCGTCTCCGACAAGGACCTCGACAGGACGCTCCGGGAGGCCATCGACGACGCGCAGCTGCCGGAGATGTACGGAGGCAAGCTCAAgctcgcctcgccggcgccggcggccaaaTGA